From Cannabis sativa cultivar Pink pepper isolate KNU-18-1 chromosome 8, ASM2916894v1, whole genome shotgun sequence, a single genomic window includes:
- the LOC115700948 gene encoding protein FAR1-RELATED SEQUENCE 7, whose translation MREIGDSSSAGSTPPPPPPPVSFDHFSPTSFFADDPVTTDHHDPNKAANNSDHDELWKHLADDGWCFFSDNMPHGDGDDSQLFTSGRATASEPLLQKNATSRRPPLPSSKLKHKVIGMDNRRDLGTITAYSSPHPSPPRKEWDNSNRNPSLIQSLASENDRHEISSSENYSEDEIQSDLPENEKIKLPEIGMEFFYEEEAYNFYKKYAEEIGFSVRKGKVVRLTNRAIRKRNFLCSREGFKSRKISFDKTTKYERKETRTGCEACIQLTVEDGKWVISNVVLEHNHELERPRQSHAIEVPPSSVKTTINDNYGYLGKENGTVQYLKRQSPYDSFNYTLDRTSNDVQKLMNLFSYLQVKDPSFFYAIQVDNQNRSTNFFWRDCRSRMDYNYFGDVIVLDTTCRIDNMVYALFWGLNHHQQYVIFGCAILLEETLDSFVWLLESFKLSMDMYQPRTFYSMEECEAMSTAIDMVFPKSEHRLSVNSIKINARKHLPTYFEQPGFEVLFNKCIFDCTTNIEFEMHWNSLLEQYNLCENPWLTSLNKLWKRWSHLFCKKTFSAGIELMFDSNVTNMDLFFLNSSSKVVTLPDFVMQYVKDSKRRRLKELHEDLRCHEIVNSRSRKGMEKHAEELYTCTMFEKFQEELLDSLSLAIEEVTNSANISTFRLTEEGHKKEDIVTFDCLSSSVTCSCGKFESIGILCSHSIKVLNAKNIFQIPSQYVMKRWTKSAKEGDNQALQVVDYEDHTSSNNQGKLSILSRNLVHKALNVISKSLGSEKSRKVVESHLDLASREVDNILKEKGSIIEHSNIIPNLDDVNYEDCYRIRNDSLGSVYVKSQKIASNSSCINQEQQGSKYISKKSMKSRTSKISA comes from the exons ATGAGGGAAATCGGGGATTCATCATCAGCAGGGAGCACTCCTCCACCTCCACCTCCTCCGGTGAGCTTCGATCACTTCTCTCCAACTAGCTTCTTCGCTGATGATCCAGTGACTACAGATCATCACGATCCAAATAAGGCAGCTAATAATTCTGATCATGATGAGTTGTGGAAACACCTTGCTGATGATGGTTGGTGTTTTTTCTCCGACAATATGCCTCATGGTGATGGTGATGATTCCCAGTTATTCACCAGTGGGCGTGCTACTGCGTCGGAGCCCCTTCTTCAGAAGAACGCCACCTCTCGTCGTCCTCCTCTTCCTTCCTCAAAACTCAAACACAAGGTAATTGGCATGGATAACAGAAGGGACCTGGGAACTATAACCGCATATAGTAGTCCTCATCCTTCTCCACCTCGAAAG GAATGGGATAATTCAAACAGAAACCCTTCATTGATTCAATCATTGGCATCAGAAAACGATAGACACGAGATCTCATCAAGTGAGAATTACAGTGAAGATGAAATACAGTCTGACTTACCTGAAAATGAAAAGATAAAGCTCCCAGAAATAGGAATGGAATTCTTTTATGAGGAAGAGGCTTACAACTTCTACAAGAAGTATGCTGAAGAGATTGGTTTTTCTGTGAGAAAAGGAAAGGTGGTCAGACTCACAAATCGAGCaattagaaaaagaaatttCTTGTGCTCAAGAGAAGGTTTCAAGTCAAGAAAGATATCTTTTGATAAAACAACTAAGTATGAAAGAAAAGAAACAAGAACAGGTTGTGAAGCATGTATTCAGCTGACGGTCGAAGATGGAAAATGGGTAATCTCAAATGTTGTTCTTGAGCACAATCATGAACTTGAAAGGCCAAGGCAAAGTCATGCCATTGAGGTTCCACCTTCGAGTGTGAAAACTActattaatgataattatggtTATTTGGGGAAAGAAAATGGAACTGTCCAGTATCTCAAACGACAATCTCCATACGATTCTTTCAATTACACACTTGATAGAACTTCTAATGATGTTCAAAAGTTAATGAACTTGTTTTCATACTTACAAGTTAAAGATCCATCATTTTTCTACGCAATCCAAGTTGACAATCAAAATCGTTCAACGAATTTCTTTTGGAGGGATTGCAGGTCAAGAATGGACTACAATTATTTTGGAGATGTTATTGTTTTGGACACAACATGTAGAATTGACAATATGGTTTATGCTCTTTTTTGGGGACTTAATCATCATCAACAATATGTCATATTTGGTTGTGCAATCTTGCTTGAAGAGACTTTGGACTCATTTGTTTGGTTGTTGGAGAGTTTCAAGTTGTCAATGGATATGTATCAGCCAAGAACATTTTATAGTATGGAAGAGTGTGAAGCAATGTCTACTGCAATCGACATGGTATTTCCAAAATCAGAACATCGTTTAAGTGTGAATTCTATCAAAATAAATGCTAGAAAGCATCTCCCGACATACTTTGAACAACCTGGTTTTGAGGTCCTTTTTAACAAATGCATTTTTGATTGTACAACAAATATAGAATTCGAGATGCATTGGAACTCCTTGTTGGAACAATACAATCTTTGCGAAAATCCATGGCTTACTAGCTTAAACAAATTGTGGAAAAGATGGTCTCACTTGTTCTGTAAAAAGACATTTTCAGCTGGGATTGAACTGATGTTCGATAGTAATGTTACCAACATggatttatttttcttgaatTCATCAAGCAAGGTTGTTACACTGCCTGATTTTGTTATGCAATATGTCAAAGATTCAAAACGAAGGCGTTTAAAAGAATTGCACGAAGATCTACGGTGCCATGAAATTGTCAATTCTAGATCAAGGAAAGGGATGGAGAAGCATGCAGAGGAGTTGTACACTTGCacaatgtttgaaaaatttcaagaGGAATTGCTTGATAGCTTGTCATTGGCAATAGAAGAAGTTACGAATTCTGCAAATATTTCCACCTTCAGATTGACAGAAGAAGGCCACAAGAAAGAAGATATTGTCACATTTGATTGCTTAAGTTCCTCTGTCACATGTAGCTGTGGAAAATTTGAATCAATTGGAATTTTATGTAGTCATTCAATAAAAGTACTAAATGCAAAAAATATCTTCCAAATACCATCTCAATATGTAATGAAGAGGTGGACAAAATCTGCAAAGGAAGGAGATAATCAAGCATTGCAAGTGGTTGATTATGAGGATCATACTTCTAGCAACAACCAAGGGAAATTGAGTATATTGTCAAGAAATCTTGTGCATAAAGCTTTAAATGTCATATCAAAGAGTTTGGGGTCTGAGAAAAGTAGAAAAGTAGTTGAAAGTCATCTTGATTTAGCTTCTAGAGAAGTTGACAATATTTTGAAAGAGAAAGGATCAATAATAGAGCATAGCAACATAATACCAAATCTTGATGATGTTAATTATGAAGATTGTTATCGCATAAGAAATGATAGTTTGGGTAGTGTTTATGTAAAAAGCCAGAAGATTGCATCTAATTCCTCATGTATCAATCAAGAACAACAAGGATCAAAATACATATCGAAGAAAAGTATGAAGTCAAGGACTTCAAAAATTAGTGCATGA
- the LOC115700666 gene encoding amino acid transporter ANT1 produces the protein MEDYGGKTTSISLLEESPVSVGTGSRASTVQTLANIVVSIVGTGVLGLPFAFRIAGWLAGSIGVMVAGLASYYCMLLLVKCRDKLASEEENDGDSDTDSPNTKTYGDLGYESMGTTGRFIAESLIFIAQCGGSVAYLVFIGQNLQSVSKGHLTFSYYILLLVPIEIGLSWIRSLSSLAPFSIFADICNVLAMGIVIKEDVQQALNGEFSFNDRTAITSNISGLPFAAGMAVFCFEGFGMTLALEGSMRDKTTFPKLLARAFSVITLLYVLFGFFGYMAYGDETKDIVTLNLPRNWWALAVQIGMCLGLIFTFPIMVHPINEIIEGRLKNNKWFQKADNNNGSYSTTRIGKFGKYVSRAILVIGLAVLASFVPAFSVFASFVGSTVCALISFVLPSIFHLKLLGSSLNFWQRALDWFILSCGVLFAAYGTYNTIVGV, from the exons ATGGAAGATTATGGTGGTAAAACAACATCAATTTCATTGCTAGAGGAGTCGCCAGTTTCGGTTGGAACGGGAAGTAGAGCTTCGACGGTTCAAACGCTTGCCAACATCGTCGTTTCGATTGTGGGCACCGGGGTTTTGGGTCTTCCTTTTGCTTTCCGAATTGCCGGTTGGCTTGCTGGCTCGATTGGTGTTATGGTTGCTGGACTCGCCTCCTACTATTGCATGCTCCTCCTG GTGAAGTGTAGGGACAAGTTAGCATCGGAAGAAGAAAATGATGGTGATTCAGACACAGATTCGCCAAACACTAAAACGTATGGAGATTTGGGTTATGAAAGCATGGGAACGACAGGTCGTTTTATAGCTGAATCCCTTATTTTCATTGCCCAATGTGGAGGCTCTGTGGCTTACCTTGTTTTCATTGGACAAAACCTTCAATCAGTTTCCAAAGGGCATCTCACTTTCTCTTATTACATACTTTTATTGGTCCCAATCGAAATTGGGTTGTCATGGATTAGGAGCTTGTCTTCTTTAGCACCTTTCAGTATATTTGCTGACATTTGTAATGTGTTGGCTATGGGgattgtgattaaggaagatgTACAACAAGCTTTAAACGGTGAGTTCTCCTTTAATGACAGAACAGCCATAACATCAAATATAAGTGGGTTGCCTTTTGCTGCTGGCATGGCAGTTTTTTGCTTTGAGGGATTTGGGATGACATTGGCATTGGAGGGTTCAATGAGAGACAAAACTACATTCCCAAAATTGCTTGCTCGGGCGTTTTCTGTGATAACCCTTTTGTATGTTTTGTTTGGATTCTTTGGTTACATGGCTTATGGTGATGAAACAAAAGACATTGTTACTCTTAACCTTCCTAGAAATTGGTGGGCACTAGCGGTTCAG ATTGGCATGTGTTTGGGGCTTATATTCACATTTCCAATCATGGTCCATCCCATTAACGAGATCATCGAGGGACggttgaaaaataacaaatggTTTCAAAAGGCTGACAACAACAATGGTAGTTATTCAACTACAAGAATAGGAAAGTTTGGGAAGTATGTGAGCCGTGCAATTTTGGTTATTGGGTTAGCGGTGTTGGCCTCATTTGTGCCGGCCTTCAGTGTTTTTGCCTCATTTGTCGGGAGTACAGTATGTGCACTCATCTCATTTGTTTTGCCATCTATATTTCACCTAAAATTGTTGggttcttctctaaatttctgGCAGAGAGCACTGGATTGGTTTATCCTATCATGTGGGGTACTTTTTGCTGCATATGGTACTTACAACACCATAGTTGGTGTGTGA